A window of Glycine soja cultivar W05 chromosome 2, ASM419377v2, whole genome shotgun sequence genomic DNA:
gtagttcatgctcacgtaaccacaagctgcaataatgtgtgaacatggatagtgaagcgcagaatactttccgcattgacaataatgaccattcaagttaactgcccacttttgtccgccacgttgcgttataggattgaaggtttcctctacttcaaaccttgtcgagtggatatcatacacacgaacgatgtgcgaacaagcttgatcttgatttttttctaagttctttaacaagcttagaacaatatacttgtccttcatttaattgtctttgggcttggcggccacgatcaacaaagtactttcgacacaTACTATATGTTGATTTGACCAATGCTCTTATCGGtatgttgcgacaatccttcaataccttatttatacattctgagaggttcgttgtcatgtggccatatcgacgtccttctctatCATAAGCCATGGTcgatttttcctttgaaatgcgatcaatccatgttgctatggctCGACTCAGTTgatggaatttttttaaattttgatcaagaatatgcttgcaaggagtgtagccTGCATGAAATTAGTTAGCAACAATAATTTGAAGTATACATGAAACTTAAATTAACGTGACTATGATAaatgaaatcttacccaatttcttcaacatttctttttgtttggcattattgaatttgcgattgaaattgcttgctatgtgtcggacgcagtaaacatgataaccgtggggaggtttCCAACCAAGTGCTTTGTTAGTCACAACAGACTTTATACTCACGTGACGATCAGATAtgagacaaataccatttttatctgtgacgtgttcacgcaagtgtgccaaaaaccatcACCACGCTGTTAACGTCTCACCTTCGTACACgacgaatgctagaggaaggacatcaccatttccatcttgtgatgtggccattaagagggtcccCCAGTATTTTCCGTACAAATGTGtgtcgtcaacttgtatgattggcttacaaaacttgaaagcctCCTTACATTGACCAAAAGTCCAAAACACTCTATGAAACTGATGGTGTTCGCGACTAACTGTGTTCCCaacaataaaatcgtcatgtattatttgaaaatatgatccaggagaatgattttgcatgtgtgttaggcacaacgaaagtttcgcatatgactcttcccaatcgccatattcaagtGCAATGGCTTTTTGCttcgccaaccaagcttttttgtacgacaccttgtaggcaaattcactattaatcctctcttgaatcaaagaaacttttattgatggatcttctctgatcatgcctgttaatagaataacaaaattaaaatgacaattaacGCAAAAGTagcataatatgaacataaaatatgtacccactacacaagtggcaatttaacctgaatcaagcttctcgtgatcttgtgtcatggtcatattgagacatgtatatggtccaccccattgtgtgactttccatgaatatgttttttagataaaattgcccttATATAGAACGGGCAAGGACACTTTGCGCtttattcaagcaacaaacaacATACTTGTTTGATTTGCTTTCAACAACTTTAAAAGTTTGATGCAcattcataacatattgtttcagtgcattttttaccgcatctttagtatcaaaatccatgccaacatataatttttgtccAACATTAAAACTCGATGACatctccaaaccacaaatgtcttcctcatcaggatgactccagttgatattgttataatgcaaagcatcattccaaaatggattttcaattcCTTGTACacttaatagttaaaaaaaattcaaatcatacttatttaacattaaatagaaTTGACATCAAATGATAAATGTAttcacctatttttttatttaatatattataccttctgctgggtgaacaattcttactggttgaATCATGTCGGCGACTTCATCGTCAATATCAGATATACCGTCAACACTATCATCTTTgtctaaagactcttcaacgtatgagttagacacaagataatcatcatcatcatcatcttcatcaccatGTAAGTTGCTCACATTTGTTGGCGGTTGCGCctcattattagataaattatttccgCATGATGTAAgagaatttgcagaatgaaacatagaaccaccaaCCACATCCTTTTTTACGTACAATTCCAAAACTGACATTTGATTTTGTTGTAGAAAACTTTCGAGCAtggtttcaacatcttcgtcatcacaaatttgcaaagcaacatatttttcagaaactaaaaatctacaactgatagcagaaataatttaattattttctaactttaccttatctccaatttttttttcaaagcattgaaactaattccacgtttaatctgaatcgcttttttactgccttcaaatattacaccatcattctcTTCATATACACTTCCATTGAAATATAACACTGTTATAACTGAATTCATCATGTACCTACAAAAACACTattgtaaataattaatcaaaataataataaattcaaaataaataaatctaatcaCAAAAAACCTTTTTATTGAAACTTctcattaaaaatttattctaaataaaaattattaacttcaaCTAAATATGACGAAAAAGACTTAAAATAGTTGAACGATTTGAAGGTACtaattttaaaagcaaaataatcCATCAACGAAGCAAAAAGTAgtaattaatcttaacaataataacttaaaactaaataaaggtcattaattaaatatgatgtcacaaacttaaaagtaaaaactaaaaattaaaaaaggcaGAACAAAGGAACGCTTTCAAAGTAgacattttaattacattacaaAGCATCAACCAAGTTATTAGTATAAAGTCACACGAGCAAAACATTAACAGCaagctaatctaattaaaaaaaaatactacacacttcatattgaaaattttttccgcactcaaaatacttacttcaaataaatatgatgccaAATAAATTTTTGATTTTAAACAAGGTTGAAATTCAAGGCTCATACATTTTTAACACACACAAACAAACCATCAACACcccaacctaatctaattaaaaaaatactacaacttcatatttaaaaaatttaccatactcaaaataattacttcaaataaatattataacacaaaaattttggattttaaaCATACTTCAAAGAAGgctcataaatttttaagacGGTAACACAAcatcaacaccaacctaatGTAATTATAAAATGACTAAAAACTTCGTATTCAAAACAATTTTCCGACTCTagatattttcttcaaataaatatgatgagacaaatttttttttttaaacagactTTTACTTCAACCcacacaaatttaattaaaaagaatacaacttaattaaaaaaattataataaaaacttcacattcaaacttttttccggtgtaaaaaaattacttcataaaatttaatttcatgccACACACATTTCATTACGAACTTCATACCTTGAAGGCTGACTTGAAGAACAAAAGGttcaacaattataaaaatcGGATAGCAAACAATTTGGAAAACTGAGCAATATTTAAAGCGCACAACAAATGTGGAAGAAGAGGGCCTATTTAAAGCTAATGATATCGCCATTGGCAATGACTATTCCAAGGGCAATTCACCAGTGCTGCTGGCTATTTCCAACTCCAGCGTAATTCGACAGTGCCACTTGGCTATTTCCAACCTGAAAAAGTTGATGCTCACCTGCTTCGCGTGCCTACAACCCTAGCCTGGAAAAGCTCCCCTAGCGCAACTCGTtagtcaaactggcgagttccATGCAAGCTCAAATCGCCAATGACATTGGCGAGACCAGTGCCACGTGTTCACGCCACCCCAAAGTCTCCAATGGGACTGGCAACTTCCATGCAGTTTACGTAAAAAAACAACCCCATACAAGAATAAGTTCCAAAAGAGCACCATTTGCAAAAATAGTTTCAAAAAGTAGTCCCTTTGGGAAATTTGCCGTCGAGTTCAAGTAATGTCCACTTTCTTCCTAGTCGGGTCTCGTCGGCCAAGCCCATTAGGGAAGACTTATGTTAGCTTTGTTGCATTAAGTTCGAGTAGATGATCACCTAAGGAGGTGTCTTGTTTACTGTTACTTGTTCACACGCATTAAACGGTTTTTGACGTTTTTAAGGCTAGCATGACATAGCAATGCAGGATTAGGGGTGGAAAAAGGTAGGTAGAATAAAGTTTTGCTTAAATAAGTCtagcttatttaaaaaattcaaggtCCTTGCCTAACTTGTTATATATTATAAGGTTTTTCTTAGGCTTGATTTGACCTTTTCGAAAATATAATTTGGATTTTTAACTTACTTAAAAATTTGCATGAGACAAACGAAGCAGCACTAGAGAAGTAGCGGAACCTCTGTGTCAATGTTAAAGAGATTGTTTGAAACTTCGCTACCACAACCAAaattttatgctttcaaagttTATTTATTCCTTTGGCCTCTGTTTGCTAATggtaataactaaaaaataagattctaaaaaaatttctgAAAATTTGTTGAGTTTGAATTCTTGATAtccttaattcaaaatatttttgtaattattgccTCAGAagtgaaataaaagataagataaaggtGAGCTATGAGAATTATTATATGGAGTCAACCCAATACTAAATACAAACTGTATAATAGATCCATATCAACATTATCAATTGTCTTTATGTTTAATCAACCAAAAATTGTTTCATATTAATGTAAGATTAGGAAATGATCCTTCAAATTATTCAAACTCTTGTTACTAGGCCCTGAACTTGATGGATTTTAGTATATATAATGTAATGTCATAATGAAATAGAAAGCATAAAATTCCTTCATGAATAACGAAAACGAGAATGTAGGGGAAAAAAAAGATCCTTGCAATGAGTGACAGTTTTCCAGGGATTTCAAAGTACTAGATTTGCCTATCTTAAGTCAAGATATGTGTATCCAATGTAACAAGGTACCCATATCATATCACAATTAATTCAATCAAAACAACAGTACTGGTCTAGTCATAAAAGTAtctgtttaaattttttgattgGAAAAGATGAATTAAACCTATCATACATTACTACTTTTGTGAGTTGTGAATGCAGCAAAGCTTGAAATTCCAGTAACCCATCATGTGAACTTTTTTTCAGGGTTGCAACAAGTGGAATGATTTTCAACAATCTGGGGCACTGATTGCTGCTATATTTATTGATGATGGCTGCCAATTGCTCCAAACGTAGCTCCAGAAGTATGGGTTCATCACCCTTGCCGATTGccgattcaatcttgaattgaaTCACCTCTCCCTGACAATTTTggtaactatttatttttttattagtcaaaattaaacttggatattaaaaaatttcatataatttaatgaaCAGAGTTAGATCTATTGGTCGATTTTGACaattatatgcatttttttatccGTGAAAAtcaaaaattgattatattaggaatttataataacttagtCTCTGTTCAATCAACCCAATTATACCTTGACAAGTATATGCATTGATTCCTCATTAATgtttttactttccttttattaattttggtaaGTATATGTACTGTAGTTCTGATTTCTCATAAATGTTTTACTTTACTTCTACCAATTTTGGTAAGTTTGCTCCTACCAGCAGCGATGCAGAAGTTTCGCTGTAGCCTGTGGCATAAATATTCAAACAGAAACAGGTcattctttaattttcttattaccatccactaaaaacataaacaacTTTTTGCCGAACCATGTAGCAAAAGCTGGAATTAAATTAATGAGTGTTAAGTTGTTAACTACTCAATTAATTGTTATTGTCGGTAACATGGAAAGTTAGCAGATACAAATTGAGGCGTGGCTCTTCGAACTTGACTCTAGGTCATAAGAGGTTGTGGGGAGGCAAAATTAACTTTTAGTCTTGCTATTTAGATTTGTTTGTTTCTAAAAGACATAATGAAAGTTTTTAGCTATCATcattatcttaaattaattatttttaaatttaaaagttaatgaaatattaatataaataaaaaaaaagaatgaaattaaaacttaaaaaaatataaaagatcaaaaatgatatttaaccTAATTTTTATAAGCCTAAATTCTACGTATAAATGTTATATTAGAAAGTTTGTTAAGGTGAAAATAATTGAGTGAGAGTTTCCTTATAAACACTTGATGTGTCAAAGATTGACAAATGACGACGTGTCTAAAGTGGATAATTGAAAAGGTTGAACTCCAATGAATGTTAATTGTGATAAGCTATTGAGTGAATCaatttttgagattttttcATTAACTATGAATGTTTTGACAAGACCGATacattataagaaataaataattattttcaaaagacaCTTTGGCACTTAAGCATATATTTGGGGTGGTGCTGGGTagagaaaatcaattttaattccaTGGTGAAGGCACAATTACTCTTCATTGTTGTGAGAAAACTACAAATTTTATGTGATTTTGGTCACTCGCCACGGTTTTACAGTACCCAAACATACGGTAAGTTGATAAAGATTTTATATTGACGATGTGGagtaaatatttatatgttataatgatattaattatatttataggaGTATGAGATGATTGGTTTTTCTTTCCTAACCAAAACCCTTGAAGACAATAATTATGTCTTAGAGTAGGGAcatgataattttgttttagaCCAAAATGCAATCTACTATCACAAATACATATTAGAAGTTCTGTACTTCAATTATGATTTTGATCACACGTATAATAAGGCTGTtgattgctgggtgcacctagcaattgAATCAACTTTCTAAAATgcctttcatttaaaaataaaagttaatatatttaaaaaaaaaaacattttcttcttcttccgtttTAAAAAACGTTTTCTTCCGCAGTTTCCTTCTTCTCCCGTGCACCAGCAACCTCCCCgcaagcttcttcttccttggTTTCGTTcttctccttccttccaaaaaggTTCGTCTTCTTCCTTCGTCTTCTGTGTATACAATGACAAGCTTCTTCTTCCGCACTTTGAAATTTGGTTCCCTTCTCCTCCACAGGTATTGGCATCCTCCATTGACTAGCTTTGTTCGTTTCTTCCGCCATCTAGGTTAGTGTTCTAACCTCGTGTCTTCATTTGGAAGCGTTAATGGCCGTAGGATAGACGACATGAGTGATGTGTGGTGGCTGAGGTTGAAGACGAAGGTTCTTCCGCGAGAAGAACCTTCTTTCACGCATGTGGGAGGGGCAGTTGGATATTGAAGCAGAAGAATGAGTTCTTCCGCGGGAACCTGCGGAAGAAAGGGGAGAAGGTTCTTCCGCGCGTTCCGGCGGAAGAAGGTTCCGAAGGTTCTTCCGCTGGATCCATCGGAAGATGGTTCCTGAGGTTCTTCCGTGGGCTCCAGCGGAAGAACTATGTCTTCCGCGGATCCCGCGGAAGAACCTGCGGAACCTTCTTCCGCAGGCAACATTTCCTGCTCGCGGAAGAACCTGTGGAACCTTCTTCCGCAGGCAAGCTATCCTTCTCGCGGAACAACATTCGAAACGTCTTCCGCGGAGCATgttttggtgttttttggtttttttttttaaaattttgtctgAACCACCAATTTAATGAtattagtaattattatttttcatttatttgctATTACAAAGTGTATATGGTATTTAACTTACACAAACTCCCTAATTTTGATACATCACCTATtgtattttgctttcatttggtTAGGATGTCTAAATTGAATTGTTATTTGTTGTCATTTGGTTAGGATGTATAAATGGCTGTATACACTGCATAAATTATGTGGATTAGTTAGGATTCTTTTTCCCTGATgaatgagagggttaagaaaaaaaaaggtaagttAGGATACTAATATGCAACTATTAGACTACTGTTACACttgtaattaagaaaatatatgagacaagaaaacaaagtttctgtttctaaatttattttgatattgaaaagaaatttgtgtAATCTAATCTAATAGCCTGCAACCTGTCAAGAAACATTGAAAACTTAATTTGACCAAATTAGTAAGAAACATACAAAACATGTGTTTGAACAAATTTGTAATGACAAAGCTTTGTTaccaattatttgaatatttaatttgaccggaaaaaataaatgttcttcatgatttcagatcatggttagaacacgaggtttaggttgTGCGTTAGGAGCTGGTAGAGGTAGAGGCATTAGTGAGGATACGCATGAGGCTGATGTTCCTCTGCGTCGCAGACCTACTGCTTCAGCATGTAGGCAACAAGTTCGTCTGCGTGAGGATGTGACAGAGAGACCTGAGGATGTGCCTCAGTTGCATGAGGATGTTCCTCATGTGTCTGATGCCACCCCAGAGATGACAGGCACCGCCGATGCTGTTCAGGCAGAGGGAGTGGCTACTGATGGGAGCTTGGGGTCACCTGCTGTAGATGAGGGTTTCCCCGGTGGACCACACGACCCATCGATTTTGACTGATTTTGCTGAGCATGTCGCACACAGTATCTGGAGTGGACGGGTACGTAGTTTTTAATGTTgactaattacataaaaattatttgtagctggattgttttttatatacacGTTATTGTAAATTGTTATTCAATTTAGGAACGACCCGATCTGAAGTTGGTCTCCCACGATAGAAAAGTAGATAAAATTGGGAGACCAGCGCCTGAGATCGAAGGGTTGATTGCTGGCACCAGATTGAGTCCACTGATTAGGTGTTCTGTTATCACCACTGATCCTGGACTGATATCCGCCTTCGTCGAGAGGTGGCATCGCGAGACTAGCACGTTCCACCTGCTAGTAGGCGAGTTGACGATCACGTTGGATGACATGGCGTCACTCCTACATCTTCCCATCACTGGCGCGCTGCATACGTTCGAGCCGCTTGTTACTTCAGACGCCATTCGTCTACTGATGGAGCTTCTTGAGGTCAGTCATGAGGAGGCTACATTTGAGACCCGATAGGCTGGTGGGCCTCATGTCCGGTTGGGGTGGCTTCGAGACTTGTATTAGAGCCAGTGCAGGACCAGACGATGGGTTGTAGCAGCCCGCACGTATCTGCTCCACTTGGTGGGTTGTACTCTTTTCGTCAATAAGAGTTCAACCCATGTACATGTTGTGCACCTGGAGGCTTTCAGGGACCTGGCCCAGGCAGGGGGATTCGCCTGGGGGGCGGCTGCATTAGTCCACATGTACGACCATCTGAATGACGCTTCGCAGGCCTCTACACGGCAGTTGGGCGGTTATATTACACTTCTCCAGGTACGTATTATCACTGATAATTTAATATGAAGTAGCATTGAATCTCTTTTTTTGTATTGATGTTGACTATGTCTTTGTAGGGCTGGATATACGAGCACTTTCTTACAGTGCATACATCCGTCATTCATGATGCTTATGATGAGGGGAGCCCACGGGCCTGCAGGTGGCTTACGGGTAAGGCTCATATTACGGGGATCAAGGGAGCCCCGTATTGGAGACGTTTGGATGCCCTGAGTGTGACTGACGTGTGTTGGATGCCCTATGGTGAGCTCTGGCGAGTTAGGGCCTTTGACTTGATATCGTCGTACACCGGCCAGCTCAGATGGGATCAGATTGTGGTGTACGTTCGACTTGAGCGGGTTCTTCGACAGTTTGGCTACCTTCAGACGGTCCCTCCACCGCCGGTTTGTGATTCTTTGACAGGTGATGATATAGATGACCAGTGGCTGAATTTTCCAGACCATTTGGTGCCTTCAGGGGAGCTCTGTGTAGTTCCTAGACAGGTGGCGGCAGactacatggagtggttttttCGGATATCGCACCCATTCGTCACGCGGACCGAGGAGACTGCTACGCTGAGACATCCGCCTCCCCCTCATCATGAGGAGTTCGTCGAGCCACCCATCCCCGAGGTTTCAGTCGCGACCGATCTCCCTACGCATTCAGTGGTAAGCATAACTTCTAtagtttttcataatttaaatttttttaaaatgtgatacTAACTTTGTTATTTTGACTGTGATAGGTTCACTACGAAGGATGTCAGGGGATGGCTCAGGATTTAGGAGCGATTGCTGAGGATTTGGAGCGGGTCATCAACCTCAGGATGATCACTGAGGGCATTGACTTACATGACATCATGACTCGTTGTCTGAGGAGAGCTAGAGGTGACACCGCAGATGGAAGTCTTAGGCCACGCTAGAAACGCCGCATAGATtaggatttatatttttattgtacttaaattattaatttttgtatttgtttatgtatGTCATAAAACACATTTACTTACAtcatttatgatttttgtttgtctatctataaatatatgatttaaaatttaaatataaaccaCACACATGAGTCACATTTATAATGgcat
This region includes:
- the LOC114376251 gene encoding uncharacterized protein LOC114376251 encodes the protein MVRTRGLGCALGAGRGRGISEDTHEADVPLRRRPTASACRQQVRLREDVTERPEDVPQLHEDVPHVSDATPEMTGTADAVQAEGVATDGSLGSPAVDEGFPGGPHDPSILTDFAEHVAHSIWSGRERPDLKLVSHDRKVDKIGRPAPEIEGLIAGTRLSPLIRCSVITTDPGLISAFVERWHRETSTFHLLVGELTITLDDMASLLHLPITGALHTFEPLVTSDAIRLLMELLEVSHEEATFETR
- the LOC114376256 gene encoding serine/threonine-protein phosphatase 7 long form homolog, which codes for MYDHLNDASQASTRQLGGYITLLQGWIYEHFLTVHTSVIHDAYDEGSPRACRWLTGKAHITGIKGAPYWRRLDALSVTDVCWMPYGELWRVRAFDLISSYTGQLRWDQIVVYVRLERVLRQFGYLQTVPPPPVCDSLTGDDIDDQWLNFPDHLVPSGELCVVPRQVAADYMEWFFRISHPFVTRTEETATLRHPPPPHHEEFVEPPIPEVSVATDLPTHSVVHYEGCQGMAQDLGAIAEDLERVINLRMITEGIDLHDIMTRCLRRARGDTADGSLRPR